In the genome of Populus nigra chromosome 9, ddPopNigr1.1, whole genome shotgun sequence, one region contains:
- the LOC133703185 gene encoding protein NDR1-like — protein sequence MSTSQQLPTHHQREPKPIKRHHSASYYVNRVRDSLTTRISKIICGIFLTLLFVGGIAVFITWLSLRPHRPRILISNFFIPGLDQPDGFENAEISFNVTARNANRAVGYYYDSVEAFVYYRDRAIGSTPLVDSFYQEPKNTTILSKVLKGATLDVNSDRWRVFRKDRARGAVVFRLDVTAMIRFKLSTWDSKRHRMHANCDVAVGRDGSILATSKNKRCLVYFT from the coding sequence ATGTCCACCTCCCAACAGTTACCCACTCACCATCAACGGGAACCCAAACCCATCAAACGCCACCATTCCGCCAGCTACTATGTTAATCGAGTCCGCGACAGCCTTACTACTCGGATCTCCAAGATTATATGTGGCATATTTTTAACCCTTCTATTCGTTGGTGGTATTGCTGTATTCATAACATGGCTCAGTTTACGCCCACATCGTCCTCGGATCCTTATCTCGAATTTTTTTATTCCGGGTTTGGATCAACCTGATGGGTTCGAAAATGCTGAGATAAGTTTCAATGTCACAGCCCGGAACGCAAACCGAGCAGTTGGGTATTATTATGATTCGGTGGAAGCCTTTGTTTACTATAGAGATCGAGCAATTGGGTCTACACCCTTAGTGGACTCATTTTACCAAGAGCCCAAAAACACAACTATTTTGTCCAAGGTGTTGAAAGGGGCCACCCTGGATGTGAATAGTGACCGTTGGAGGGTATTTAGGAAAGATCGTGCGCGTGGAGCGGTTGTTTTTCGATTAGATGTAACGGCCATGATTCGATTTAAGCTGTCCACGTGGGATAGTAAGCGCCATCGGATGCATGCCAATTGTGATGTTGCTGTTGGCCGAGATGGGTCCATCTTGGCAACTTCTAAAAATAAGAGATGCCTTGTATATTTCACTTGA
- the LOC133703184 gene encoding cysteine-rich receptor-like protein kinase 15: MFALKFSIFLLSFAALTEAQEIFPYHVCSNTTTFVRNSPYQANLNILLSSLAGNATRNDINGFYNASTGHDVYQVYGLILCRGDVSVEVCQECVNLARNDVVQRCPIQKEAIIYYDLCFLRYSNSNIFSSPSQSPALVYILWNTQNIAVDVKFNNRVVSSISDAAKEAARAPSGEKKFAAKNVTYTWEESLYVLVQCTPDLSKYDCNRCINLTLSYLPIYINNKRGGRVMYPSCNSRFETYSFYNVAAVVAMSPPPVPLSTPVVPLPPSPGPIADGKGDGSKSMWIKVGAGLSAVIAVLFFSACTYTMRRKTNPRTEEIGNIQEDQLLDWAGRGTVGDDYSDKDIQGEVTSQDLPLIRLDVINEATKQFSDENKLGQGGFGPVYRGTLEDGKEVAVKRLSRTSGQGQREFLNEVVLIARLQHRNLVRLLGCCLEKNEKLLIYEYMPNKSLDVILFGSSNGVLLDWQRRLSIINGIARGLLYLHEDSRLRIIHRDLKTSNILLDYEMNPKISDFGMARIFGGNQSEANTNRIVGTYGYMAPEYAMAGLFSVKSDVFSFGVLLLEIISGKKNVGFHLSEEGESLLTFAWKLWSDGQGLELMDPMLEKSGVATEVLRCIQIGLLCVQEDPADRPTMSSVLHMLASDTITLPIPKQPAFSIGRFVAMEGQSSNQKGCSGNELTISVFSPR; this comes from the exons ATGTTCGCTCTGAAATTCTCCATATTCTTGCTTTCCTTTGCAGCCCTCACGGAAGCACAGGAGATCTTCCCTTATCATGTATGCTCAAACACAACCACTTTCGTAAGAAACAGCCCGTATCAAGCCAATTTAAATATCCTTCTCTCTTCACTCGCCGGCAATGCAACCCGCAATGACATTAACGGATTCTATAACGCCTCTACAGGACATGATGTTTATCAGGTCTATGGCCTCATTCTTTGCCGTGGCGATGTTAGTGTCGAAGTTTGCCAAGAATGTGTGAACCTTGCAAGAAACGATGTAGTCCAACGTTGTCCAATCCAGAAGGAGGCTATCATATATTATGATCTGTGCTTCCTGCGCTACTCAAACAGTAACATCTTCTCCAGCCCGAGCCAATCACCTGCGCTTGTCTATATTTTGTGGAATACACAAAATATAGCTGTTGATGTAAAATTTAACAATCGAGTGGTGAGTTCTATATCTGATGCTGCTAAAGAAGCTGCCAGAGCGCCATCAGGTGAAAAAAAGTTCGCAGCCAAAAACGTTACTTATACGTGGGAAGAATCTCTATACGTTCTTGTGCAATGCACACCGGATCTATCTAAATATGATTGTAATCGGTGTATTAACCTAACTCTCTCCTACCTaccaatttatattaataataagcgAGGAGGAAGAGTCATGTATCCAAGCTGTAATTCTCGATTTGAAACTTATTCATTTTACAACGTAGCTGCTGTCGTGGCCATGTCACCACCACCAGTACCACTATCCACGCCAGTTGTTCCCCTCCCTCCATCTCCAGGCCCAATAGCAGATGGAAAAG GAGATGGAAGCAAATCGATGTGGATTAAAGTCGGTGCAGGCCTATCCGCAGTTATTGCTGTGCTATTTTTCAGTGCTTGCACTTACACCATGAGGAGAAAGACGAATCCGAGAACAG AGGAAATAGGAAATATCCAAGAGGATCAATTACTCGACTGGGCAGGGCGAGGAACTGTTGGGGACGACTATTCAGACAAAGATATTCAAGGAGAGGTGACATCCCAGGACCTCCCTTTGATCCGGCTAGATGTTATAAATGAAGCTACAAAGCAATTTTCTGATGAAAACAAACTTGGTCAAGGAGGGTTTGGCCCAGTATACAGG GGTACGTTAGAGGATGGCAAAGAAGTTGCAGTTAAGAGGCTCTCAAGAACTTCTGGTCAAGGACAAAGAGAATTCCTGAACGAAGTCGTTTTAATCGCCAGATTACAACACAGAAATCTTGTCAGACTCCTGGGATGCTGcctggaaaaaaatgaaaagttactTATCTATGAGTATATGCCCAACAAAAGCCTTGATGTCATTCTTTTTG GTTCCAGCAATGGAGTCCTGCTTGACTGGCAAAGACGCTTGAGCATTATCAATGGAATTGCACGGGGGCTCTTGTATCTTCATGAAGATTCTCGTCTTAGAATTATTCACAGGGATCTCAAAACAAGCAACATTTTGCTTGATTATGAGATGAATCCGAAGATATCAGACTTTGGAATGGCTAGGATTTTCGGTGGAAATCAAAGCGAGGCTAACACGAATAGAATTGTCGGAACTTA TGGATACATGGCCCCAGAGTATGCTATGGCGGGACTTTTTTCTGTAAAATCAGATGTTTTCAGTTTTGGAGTGTTGCTGTTAGAGATAATCAGTGGGAAAAAAAACGTTGGCTTTCATCTTTCAGAAGAAGGCGAAAGCCTTCTCACTTTT GCATGGAAACTGTGGTCTGATGGTCAAGGACTGGAATTGATGGACCCAATGCTAGAGAAATCAGGCGTGGCAACTGAGGTGCTGAGATGCATCCAAATTGGGCTGCTCTGCGTGCAAGAGGATCCAGCAGATAGACCCACAATGTCATCTGTGCTTCATATGTTGGCAAGTGATACCATAACACTCCCCATCCCTAAACAACCAGCATTTTCTATCGGTCGATTTGTTGCCATGGAAGGTCAGTCCTCAAATCAGAAAGGATGTTCTGGCAATGAATTAACCATTTCCGTTTTTTCACCACGGTGA
- the LOC133703183 gene encoding cysteine-rich receptor-like protein kinase 15 isoform X2, with translation MFALKFSIFLLSFAALTEAQEITFLYHICSNTTTFVRNSTYQANLNILLSSLAANATRSDINGFYNASTGHDVYDQVYGLFLCRGDVSVEVCQECVNRATNDVVQRCPIQKKAIIWYDQCFLRYSNSSIFSSSSQTDVLIMINVQNITVNVKFNNRVVGSISDAAKEAASAPSGGKKFAAKNVSYTWEESLYVLVQCTPDLSKYDCIRCINLTLSYLPIYINNKQGGRVLFPSCNFRYETYLFYNVAAVVAMSPPPPPPPSPSPPLSTPVVPLPPSPGSITDGKGDGSKSMWIKVGAGLSAVIAVLFFSACTYTMRRRTNLRTEEIGNIQEEQLLDLAGRATVGDDYSEKDIQGEVTSQDLPLIRLDVIHEATKQFSDENKLGQGGFGPVYRGTLEDGKEVAVKRLSRTSGQGQREFLNEVVLIARLQHRNLVRLLGCCLEKNEKLLIYEYMPNKSLDVILFGSSNGVLLDWQRRLSIINGIARGLLYLHEDSRLRIIHRDLKASNILLDYEMNPKISDFGMARIFGGNQSEANTNRIVGTYGYMAPEYAMAGLFSVKSDVFSFGVLLLEIISGKKNIGFHLSEEGESLLTFAWKLWSDGQGLELTDPMLEKSGVATEVLRCIHIGLLCVQEDPADRPAMSSVLHMLASDTIALPIPKQPGFSIGRFVAMEGQSSNQKVCSGNKLTISVLSPR, from the exons ATGTTCGCTCTGAAATTCTCCATATTCCTGCTTTCCTTTGCCGCCCTCACGGAAGCACAGGAGATCACTTTCCTTTATCATATATGCTCGAACACAACCACTTTCGTAAGAAACAGCACGTATCAAGCCAATTTAAATATCCTTCTCTCTTCACTCGCCGCCAATGCAACCCGCAGTGACATTAACGGATTCTATAACGCCTCTACAGGACATGATGTTTATGATCAGGTCTATGGCCTCTTTCTTTGCCGTGGCGATGTTAGTGTCGAAGTTTGCCAAGAATGTGTGAACCGTGCAACAAACGATGTAGTCCAACGTTGTCCAATCCAGAAGAAGGCTATCATATGGTATGATCAGTGCTTCCTGCGCTACTCAAACAGTAGCATCTTCTCCAGCTCGAGCCAAACAGACGTGCTTATCATGATCAATGTACAAAATATAACTGTTAATGTAAAATTTAACAACCGAGTGGTGGGCTCTATATCTGATGCTGCTAAAGAAGCTGCAAGTGCGCCATCAGGTGGAAAAAAGTTCGCAGCCAAAAACGTTTCTTATACGTGGGAAGAATCTCTATACGTTCTTGTGCAATGCACACCGGATCTATCTAAATATGATTGTATTCGGTGTATTAACCTAACTCTCTCCTACCTaccaatttatattaataataagcaAGGAGGAAGAGTCTTGTTTCCAAGCTGTAATTTTCGATAtgaaacttatttattttacaacGTAGCTGCCGTCGTGGCCatgtcaccaccaccaccaccaccaccatcaccatcaccaccactaTCCACGCCAGTTGTTCCCCTCCCTCCATCTCCAGGCTCAATAACAGATGGaaaag GAGATGGAAGCAAATCGATGTGGATTAAAGTCGGTGCAGGCCTATCCGCAGTTATTGCTGTGCTATTTTTCAGTGCTTGCACTTACACCATGAGGAGAAGGACGAATCTGAGAACAG AGGAAATAGGAAATATCCAAGAGGAACAATTACTCGACTTGGCTGGACGAGCAACTGTTGGGGACGACTATTCAGAAAAAGATATTCAAGGAGAGGTGACATCCCAGGACCTCCCTTTGATCCGGCTAGATGTTATACATGAAGCTACAAAGCAATTTTCTGATGAAAACAAACTTGGTCAAGGAGGGTTTGGCCCAGTTTACAGG GGTACGTTAGAGGATGGCAAAGAAGTTGCAGTTAAGAGGCTCTCAAGAACTTCTGGTCAAGGACAAAGAGAATTCCTGAACGAAGTCGTTTTAATCGCCAGATTACAACACAGAAATCTTGTCAGACTCCTGGGATGCTGtctggaaaaaaatgaaaagttactTATCTATGAGTATATGCCCAACAAAAGCCTTGATGTCATTCTTTTTG GTTCCAGCAATGGAGTCCTGCTTGACTGGCAAAGACGCTTGAGCATTATCAATGGAATTGCACGGGGGCTCTTGTATCTTCATGAAGATTCTCGTCTTAGAATTATTCACAGGGATCTCAAAGCAAGCAACATTTTGCTTGATTATGAGATGAATCCGAAGATATCAGACTTTGGAATGGCTAGGATTTTCGGTGGAAATCAAAGCGAGGCTAACACGAATAGAATTGTCGGAACATA TGGATACATGGCCCCAGAGTATGCTATGGCGGGACTTTTTTCTGTAAAATCAGATGTTTTCAGTTTTGGAGTGTTGCTGTTAGAGATAATcagtgggaaaaaaaacattggctTTCATCTTTCAGAAGAAGGCGAAAGCCTTCTCACTTTT GCATGGAAACTGTGGTCTGATGGTCAAGGACTGGAATTGACGGACCCTATGCTAGAGAAATCAGGCGTGGCAACTGAGGTGCTGAGATGCATCCACATTGGGCTGCTCTGCGTGCAAGAGGATCCAGCAGATAGACCCGCAATGTCATCTGTGCTTCATATGTTGGCAAGTGATACCATAGCACTCCCTATCCCTAAACAACCTGGATTTTCTATCGGCCGATTTGTTGCCATGGAAGGTCAGTCCTCAAATCAGAAAGTATGTTCTGGCAATAAATTAACCATTTCCGTTTTATCACCACGGTGA
- the LOC133703183 gene encoding cysteine-rich receptor-like protein kinase 10 isoform X1, producing the protein MFALKFSIFLLSFAALTEAQEITFLYHICSNTTTFVRNSTYQANLNILLSSLAANATRSDINGFYNASTGHDVYDQVYGLFLCRGDVSVEVCQECVNRATNDVVQRCPIQKKAIIWYDQCFLRYSNSSIFSSSSQTDVLIMINVQNITVNVKFNNRVVGSISDAAKEAASAPSGGKKFAAKNVSYTWEESLYVLVQCTPDLSKYDCIRCINLTLSYLPIYINNKQGGRVLFPSCNFRYETYLFYNVAAVVAMSPPPPPPPSPSPPLSTPVVPLPPSPGSITDGKGDGSKSMWIKVGAGLSAVIAVLFFSACTYTMRRRTNLRTEEIGNIQEEQLLDLAGRATVGDDYSEKDIQGEVTSQDLPLIRLDVIHEATKQFSDENKLGQGGFGPVYRGTLEDGKEVAVKRLSRTSGQGQREFLNEVVLIARLQHRNLVRLLGCCLEKNEKLLIYEYMPNKSLDVILFGSSNGVLLDWQRRLSIINGIARGLLYLHEDSRLRIIHRDLKASNILLDYEMNPKISDFGMARIFGGNQSEANTNRIVGTYGYMAPEYAMAGLFSVKSDVFSFGVLLLEIISGKKNIGFHLSEEGESLLTFVGYKSYLSIQKRITSNDFCYLNSGSLSTFQAWKLWSDGQGLELTDPMLEKSGVATEVLRCIHIGLLCVQEDPADRPAMSSVLHMLASDTIALPIPKQPGFSIGRFVAMEGQSSNQKVCSGNKLTISVLSPR; encoded by the exons ATGTTCGCTCTGAAATTCTCCATATTCCTGCTTTCCTTTGCCGCCCTCACGGAAGCACAGGAGATCACTTTCCTTTATCATATATGCTCGAACACAACCACTTTCGTAAGAAACAGCACGTATCAAGCCAATTTAAATATCCTTCTCTCTTCACTCGCCGCCAATGCAACCCGCAGTGACATTAACGGATTCTATAACGCCTCTACAGGACATGATGTTTATGATCAGGTCTATGGCCTCTTTCTTTGCCGTGGCGATGTTAGTGTCGAAGTTTGCCAAGAATGTGTGAACCGTGCAACAAACGATGTAGTCCAACGTTGTCCAATCCAGAAGAAGGCTATCATATGGTATGATCAGTGCTTCCTGCGCTACTCAAACAGTAGCATCTTCTCCAGCTCGAGCCAAACAGACGTGCTTATCATGATCAATGTACAAAATATAACTGTTAATGTAAAATTTAACAACCGAGTGGTGGGCTCTATATCTGATGCTGCTAAAGAAGCTGCAAGTGCGCCATCAGGTGGAAAAAAGTTCGCAGCCAAAAACGTTTCTTATACGTGGGAAGAATCTCTATACGTTCTTGTGCAATGCACACCGGATCTATCTAAATATGATTGTATTCGGTGTATTAACCTAACTCTCTCCTACCTaccaatttatattaataataagcaAGGAGGAAGAGTCTTGTTTCCAAGCTGTAATTTTCGATAtgaaacttatttattttacaacGTAGCTGCCGTCGTGGCCatgtcaccaccaccaccaccaccaccatcaccatcaccaccactaTCCACGCCAGTTGTTCCCCTCCCTCCATCTCCAGGCTCAATAACAGATGGaaaag GAGATGGAAGCAAATCGATGTGGATTAAAGTCGGTGCAGGCCTATCCGCAGTTATTGCTGTGCTATTTTTCAGTGCTTGCACTTACACCATGAGGAGAAGGACGAATCTGAGAACAG AGGAAATAGGAAATATCCAAGAGGAACAATTACTCGACTTGGCTGGACGAGCAACTGTTGGGGACGACTATTCAGAAAAAGATATTCAAGGAGAGGTGACATCCCAGGACCTCCCTTTGATCCGGCTAGATGTTATACATGAAGCTACAAAGCAATTTTCTGATGAAAACAAACTTGGTCAAGGAGGGTTTGGCCCAGTTTACAGG GGTACGTTAGAGGATGGCAAAGAAGTTGCAGTTAAGAGGCTCTCAAGAACTTCTGGTCAAGGACAAAGAGAATTCCTGAACGAAGTCGTTTTAATCGCCAGATTACAACACAGAAATCTTGTCAGACTCCTGGGATGCTGtctggaaaaaaatgaaaagttactTATCTATGAGTATATGCCCAACAAAAGCCTTGATGTCATTCTTTTTG GTTCCAGCAATGGAGTCCTGCTTGACTGGCAAAGACGCTTGAGCATTATCAATGGAATTGCACGGGGGCTCTTGTATCTTCATGAAGATTCTCGTCTTAGAATTATTCACAGGGATCTCAAAGCAAGCAACATTTTGCTTGATTATGAGATGAATCCGAAGATATCAGACTTTGGAATGGCTAGGATTTTCGGTGGAAATCAAAGCGAGGCTAACACGAATAGAATTGTCGGAACATA TGGATACATGGCCCCAGAGTATGCTATGGCGGGACTTTTTTCTGTAAAATCAGATGTTTTCAGTTTTGGAGTGTTGCTGTTAGAGATAATcagtgggaaaaaaaacattggctTTCATCTTTCAGAAGAAGGCGAAAGCCTTCTCACTTTTGTAGGTTACAAATCCTATCTTTCTATCCAAAAAAGGATTACTAGCAATGATTTTTGTTATCTCAATTCAGGAAGTCTCTCAACTTTTCAGGCATGGAAACTGTGGTCTGATGGTCAAGGACTGGAATTGACGGACCCTATGCTAGAGAAATCAGGCGTGGCAACTGAGGTGCTGAGATGCATCCACATTGGGCTGCTCTGCGTGCAAGAGGATCCAGCAGATAGACCCGCAATGTCATCTGTGCTTCATATGTTGGCAAGTGATACCATAGCACTCCCTATCCCTAAACAACCTGGATTTTCTATCGGCCGATTTGTTGCCATGGAAGGTCAGTCCTCAAATCAGAAAGTATGTTCTGGCAATAAATTAACCATTTCCGTTTTATCACCACGGTGA
- the LOC133703619 gene encoding receptor-like serine/threonine-protein kinase SD1-7: MRRRTNLRTEEIGNIQEDKLLDWAGRATVGDDYSDKDIQGEVTSQDLPLIRLDVINEATKQFSDENKLGQGGFGPVYRGTLEDGKEVAVKRLSRTSGQGQRIPERSRFNRQITTQKSYEFSRYMHIGLLCVQEDASDRPTMSSAVLMLKSQNSFLPQPERPAFVGRFMDNLEATASNFSVNEMTLSDVGPR, encoded by the exons ATGAGGAGAAGGACGAATCTGAGAACAG AGGAAATAGGAAATATCCAAGAGGATAAATTACTCGACTGGGCAGGACGAGCAACTGTTGGGGACGACTATTCAGACAAAGATATTCAAGGAGAGGTGACATCCCAGGACCTCCCTTTGATCCGGCTAGATGTTATAAATGAAGCTACAAAGCAATTTTCTGATGAAAACAAACTTGGTCAAGGAGGGTTTGGCCCAGTATACAGG GGTACGTTAGAGGATGGCAAAGAAGTTGCAGTTAAGAGGCTCTCAAGAACTTCTGGTCAAGGACAGAGAATTCCTGAACGAAGTCGTTTTAATCGCCAGATTACAACACAGAAATCTT ACGAATTCTCACGTTACATGCACATTGGTTTATTATGTGTTCAAGAAGATGCTAGCGACAGACCTACCATGTCATCTGCCGTCTTAATGCTGAAAAGCCAAAATTCATTTCTTCCCCAACCTGAGCGGCCGGCTTTTGTGGGAAGATTCATGGACAACCTGGAGGCAA